One genomic region from Pyxicephalus adspersus chromosome 1, UCB_Pads_2.0, whole genome shotgun sequence encodes:
- the LOC140339306 gene encoding gastricsin-like, protein MKFLILAFVCLQLSEGIVKVPLKKFKSMREVMREHGIKAPVVDPATKYFNNFATAYEPLANYMDMSYYGEISIGTPPQNFLVLFDTGSSNLWVASTYCQSQACTNHPLFNPSQSSTYSSNQQQFSLQYGTGSLTGILGYDTVQIQNIAISQQEFGLSVTEPGTNFVYAQFDGILGLAYPSIAVGGATTVMQGMIQQNLISQPMFGFYLSGQENTQSGGEVAFGGVDQNYYSGQIYWTPVTSETYWQIGIQGFSINGQASGWCSQGCQGIVDTGTSLLTAPQSVFSSLMQYIGAQEDQNGQYVVSCSNIQSLPTISFTISGVSFPLPPSAYVLQQNSGYCTIGIMPTYLPSQNGQPLWILGDVFLRQYYSVYDLGNNQVGFATAA, encoded by the exons ATGAAGTTCCTAATTCTTGCTTTTGTCTGTCTTCAACTCTCAGAAGGGATTGTTaa AGTCCCCCTGAAGAAGTTTAAATCCATGAGGGAGGTGATGAGAGAACATGGTATCAAAGCCCCAGTAGTTGATCCagctacaaaatatttcaataactTTGCCACTGCTTATGAGCCTCTGGCAAATTACATGGAT atgtCTTATTATGGCGAGATTAGTATTGGAACTCCTCCTCAGAACTTTCTAGTTCTGTTTGACACTGGATCTTCCAACCTGTGGGTAGCCTCAACATACTGTCAAAGCCAGGCCTGCA CCAATCACCCTCTGTTTAACCCCAGCCAGTCATCCACCTATTCCTCAAACCAGCAGCAATTCTCTCTGCAGTATGGCACTGGTAGTCTCACTGGAATCCTTGGATACGACACTGTTCAg ATCCAGAACATAGCTATTTCCCAGCAAGAATTTGGTTTGAGTGTGACCGAGCCTGGAACCAACTTTGTCTATGCTCAGTTTGATGGCATTTTGGGTCTGGCCTACCCATCTATTGCTGTGGGTGGAGCTACCACTGTAATGCAGGGCATGATTCAACAGAATCTCATCAGCCAACCTATGTTTGGATTCTACCTTAGTGG ACAAGAGAACACACAGAGTGGCGGTGAAGTTGCTTTCGGGGGTGTTGACCAAAACTACTACTCTGGACAAATTTATTGGACCCCTGTGACTTCTGAAACCTACTGGCAAATTGGAATCcaagg ATTCTCTATTAATGGTCAAGCTAGTGGATGGTGTAGCCAAGGATGCCAGGGTATTGTGGATACTGGTACTTCTCTGCTGACTGCTCCTCAATCAGTCTTCTCCTCCCTCATGCAGTACATTGGTGCTCAAGAAGATCAGAATGGAcag tatgTTGTCAGCTGTAGCAACATCCAGAGTCTTCCCACCATCAGTTTCACCATCAGTGGAGTTTCTTTCCCTCTTCCACCATCTGCCTACGTTCTTCAG caaaaCAGTGGCTACTGCACTATTGGTATCATGCCTACCTACCTGCCCTCTCAGAATGGACAGCCACTCTGGATCCTGGGTGATGTCTTCCTTCGGCAATACTATTCTGTCTATGATCTGGGCAACAATCAAGTTGGTTTTGCTACTGCTGCATAG